From Procambarus clarkii isolate CNS0578487 chromosome 49, FALCON_Pclarkii_2.0, whole genome shotgun sequence, a single genomic window includes:
- the LOC138351367 gene encoding uncharacterized protein produces the protein MDKVQAFVESGKPEDLEGCTRDQLKQIAEKCGIRLKASKVAGMKDEILRQLRARSEAAEQGAQEGAESRKEDDGQDEVRSQGSSRSSKSSRSSRSSRNRSLERFQLELQMQQQREDKERQFQLEKMKLELQMKNEAEKEKEKTRLEIEKEKARLEVEKEKAQVEKEKAQVEKEKERTKQMQIEANRTLAEQRIEHGLPESTTQVSHPPEVRVREKDIPLFVPEEAESFFEHFEKVASIKEWPQEEWAQLVQLRLTGAAREAYTQLSLEECQDYATVKSSILRSFQLTPEAYRKRFREMVKVGACTFAETARDLERRFQKWIEAAGVGSYADLKQLMVMEKFLEMMHPETKFKIQEAGIMEVKDAADRADMITEAYKSLRENRVRSEARCSNGRSNGVWGGRNYEKPRGVWGEKNFDKWADKSKYPKTQKSRSRTSSESEDGGAKRETDRYPGNQESSKAPQSTSSTSGPRNSNTSGQSQSRFGTYRRDFSQMRCYQCNGLGHVMRDCRQGKRVVTLAMCDPRSKYTNVFRDKPQKVNLVNERYRPFMSKGWISVGGQPEVEVGILRDTGANQSLIARSLIGDGRRLAGSGKVKVYGLLSESDMPVCTVQLRSEYVSAEVMLGVCPDIPVPGVQVILGNDLCGTKVLPRVMAETVPEECPEGHGTVGTPENVNLTDIRGDESGDRQAIEYPVSIVMKTEVADEEDTGEGETVSIKPVEDIDVDISWLFDEGPAQENEVSVRSKVKMAQPKKNQVKRADLSRARTAEIKSRKANATVLSRNEERCGQTEDGNRASSGPRAQRHMDSRVKLFEVSGVDVFHRKPEEEIMKKSNSRENERRRDGMCGEMPTSTLGEVKRYVRSSAVGCSTVLEETFRERRRVEGEEMEWYRGEKCGKRKMIQAWRNRGKPRTRWKSDRMRSWINAETQGRIVGEDEEVKYDDRRRKYNGSRWKCEDDRGGTDSRCLTLDGKRRRRGNGGWRQ, from the coding sequence atggataaggtgcaagcgtttgtggagtcaggcaagcctgaggatttagaaggttgcacgagggatcaattgaaacaaatagcagaaaaatgtggcatcaggttgaaagcatctaaagtagctgggatgaaggatgagatcctgaggcagttgagagccagaagtgaagcggcagaacaaggagcccaggaaggagctgaaagtagaaaggaggatgatgggcaggatgaagtgagatcccagggatcgagtaggagcagcaagagtagccgcagtagcaggagtagccgaaataggagcttggagagattccagttagagctccagatgcagcaacaacgagaggacaaggagagacagttccagctggaaaagatgaaattagaactccagatgaaaaatgaagcagagaaggaaaaagaaaaaaccagactggaaatagaaaaagagaaagcaagactagaggtcgaaaaagaaaaagcccaggtcgaaaaagaaaaagcccaggtcgaaaaagaaaaagagagaacaaaacaaatgcagatagaagcgaatagaaccttggctgagcaaaggattgaacatgggttgccagagagcaccacccaggtatcacacccaccagaggttagggttagggagaaggacattcccttgtttgttcccgaagaggcagagagcttcttcgagcattttgagaaagtagccagtatcaaggagtggccacaggaggaatgggcccagctggtccagttaagattgaccggtgcagccagggaggcatacacccaattgtcactggaagagtgccaggattatgccacagtaaagagcagcatattgcgctcgtttcagttaaccccagaagcttataggaagcgcttcagagagatggtgaaagttggagcatgtacgtttgctgagacagcaagagatctggaaagacgattccagaagtggattgaggctgctggagttggatcttatgctgacctgaagcaactgatggtcatggagaagttcttggagatgatgcatcccgaaacaaagttcaagatccaagaagcagggataatggaggtgaaagatgccgcagatagggcggatatgattactgaagcgtacaagagcttgagggagaacagagtgagaagtgaggcgagatgcagcaatggcagatccaatggagtctggggaggaagaaattatgagaaacccagaggagtctggggtgagaaaaattttgataaatgggcagataaaagtaagtaccctaaaactcagaagagtaggtcgcgcacttcatctgaaagtgaagatggaggagctaaacgagaaactgatcggtatccgggaaatcaagagtccagtaaagctccacagagtacgagtagtacgtctggcccgaggaactccaatacgagtgggcagagtcagagccgctttggtacatataggagggatttttcacagatgagatgttaccaatgtaacggattgggtcacgtgatgcgagattgtcggcagggcaagagagttgtgaccctggccatgtgtgacccccgaagtaaatatactaatgtgttccgagacaaaccacagaaggtgaacttagtgaacgagaggtataggccattcatgagcaaaggttggatcagtgtaggaggccaacctgaggtagaagttggtatcttaagagataccggagctaatcagagcttgattgcgagaagcctgattggggatggtcgacggttagctggcagtgggaaggtgaaagtatatgggttattgtctgagagtgacatgcccgtatgtactgtccagctaaggtcggaatatgtgtcggcggaggtgatgttgggagtgtgccccgacatacctgttccaggagtccaagtgatcctggggaatgacttgtgcgggacaaaggtgttgccaagagtcatggcggagactgtgccagaggagtgcccagaaggccatggcACGGTTGGGACACCTGAgaatgtgaacctgactgacatccgaggagatgagtcaggagaccgccaagccattgagtaccctgtctcgatagtgatgaagacagaggtggccgacgaggaagacactggagaaggtgagacagtgtcgattaaaccggtggaagatatcgatgtagatatatcatggctgtttgatgaaggtccagcccaggaaaatgaagtctcggtgaggtcaaaagtgaagatggcccagccgaagaagaatcaggtgaagagagcggacctgagtagagcccggactgctgaaattaagagtcggaaggcgaatgcaactgtgctgagtaggaatgaggaaagatgtggacagactgaggacgggaatagagcgtcaagtggtccacgagcacagaggcatatggatagtagagttaagttgtttgaggtgtcaggagttgacGTGTTTCACAGAAAACCTGAAGAagagataatgaagaagagtaatagccgagaaaatgaaaggagaagagacggtatgtgtggagagatgcctacgagcactctaggagaggtaaagcgatatgtacggtcgagtgctgttggatgtagtacagtgctcgaagaaacttttagggaacgaagaagagttgaaggagaagaaatggagtggtacagaggtgaaaagtgtgggaagaggaagatgatacaagcatggaggaatagaggaaagccgaggactcgatggaagtcagacAGGATGAGATCTTGGATAAATGCGGAGAcgcaagggaggatcgtcggtgaagacgaggaagtgaagtatgatgacaggaggcggaagtataacggcagtagatggaagtgtgaagacgacagaggaggtacagacagtagatgtctgactctggacgggaagagaagaagacgaggaaacggagggtggagacagtaa